In Oryza brachyantha chromosome 1, ObraRS2, whole genome shotgun sequence, the following are encoded in one genomic region:
- the LOC102715082 gene encoding putative Peroxidase 48, with protein MVRHDSASGLRFAAVSLILCTANVCTGAGLSSYALLLDDDEDDGGGGDGSSSFSFTPQMQPRGLVFGFYDETCPDAEAIVASTVRELYLADPNAAAAFVRLFFHDCFIHGCDASVLLDRINGEKSERDAAPNQSLRGFGAVEKVKARLEAACPKTVSCADILALAARDSLVLVGGPSYPVLTGRLDSARGFYDEVGARIPSPNATYAVTLDAFARRGFTERETVALLGAHSIGKVQCRFFKDRIYSFAGTGEPDDSIDADMVEEMRAVCGGDGDGAAPMEMGYYRQGREVGFGAHYYAKLLGGRGILRSDQQLTAGSTVRWVRVYASGAHGEEMFREDFSRAMVKLAALEPLSGSPGLVRVRCSKPEG; from the exons ATGGTAAGACATGATTCGGCGAGTGGCTTGCGTTTTGCGGCCGTCTCGTTGATCCTGTGCACCGCCAACGTCTGTACGGGGGCCGGACTCTCCTCTTACGCGCTCctgctcgacgacgacgaggacgacggaggaggcggcgacggctcgtCTTCCTTCTCCTTCACTCCGCAGATGCAACCGCGCGGGCTGGTGTTCGGGTTCTACGACGAGACGTGCCCCGACGCCGAGGCGATCGTGGCCTCCACCGTGCGGGAGCTCTACCTCGCGGaccccaacgccgccgccgcgttcgtCCGGCTCTTCTTCCACGATTGCTTCATCCAC ggGTGCGACGCCTCGGTGCTCCTGGACCGCATCAACGGAGAGAAGTCGGAGAGGGACGCCGCCCCGAACCAATCGCTGAGAGGCTTCGGCGCCGTCGAGAAGGTCAAGGCGAGGCTGGAGGCGGCGTGCCCGAAGACCGTCTCCTGCGCCGACATCCTGGCCCTCGCCGCGCGGGACAGCCTCGTCCTGGTGGGCGGTCCCAGCTATCCCGTGCTCACCGGACGCCTCGACAGCGCAAGGGGCTTCTACGACGAGGTAGGCGCGCGCATCCCGTCGCCGAACGCCACCTACGCCGTGACGCTCGACGCGTTCGCCCGCCGCGGGTTCACCGAGCGCGAGACCGTCGCGCTCTTAG GAGCACACAGCATCGGGAAGGTGCAGTGCAGATTCTTCAAGGACAGGATCTACAGCTTCGCCGGGACAGGCGAGCCTGATGACTCCATCGACGCCGACATGGTCGAAGAGATGCGCGCGgtgtgcggcggcgacggcgacggcgcggcgccgaTGGAGATGGGGTACTACAGGCAGGGGCGAGAGGTGGGTTTCGGCGCGCACTACTACGCGAAGCTTCTCGGGGGACGGGGCATCCTGCGGTCGGACCAGCAGCTCACGGCGGGGAGCACCGTGCGGTGGGTGCGCGTGTACGCGTCCGGGGCGCACGGCGAGGAGATGTTCCGCGAGGACTTCTCGCGTGCGATGGTTAAGCTTGCCGCGCTTGAGCCGCTCTCCGGGTCGCCTGGCCTCGTCCGGGTCCGCTGCTCGAAACCCGAAGGGTAG